One part of the Prionailurus bengalensis isolate Pbe53 chromosome B2, Fcat_Pben_1.1_paternal_pri, whole genome shotgun sequence genome encodes these proteins:
- the EEF1E1 gene encoding eukaryotic translation elongation factor 1 epsilon-1 isoform X3 yields the protein MAAAAELKLLEKSLGLSKGNKYSAQGERQIPVLQTNNGPSLTGLTTIAAHLVKQANKEYLLGSTAEEKAVVQQWLEYRVTRVDGHSSKDDVRTLLKDLNSYLEDKVYLTGYNFTLADILLYYGLHRFIQRQKILTADNLSKLSQQRWTFETTQDNVKRSDIDTVVSSCRR from the exons ATGGCGGCGGCCGCGGAGTTGAAGCTGCTGGAGAAGTCCCTGGGACTGAGTAAAGGGAACAAATACAGCGCTCAGGGCGAGCGCCAG attccagTTCTTCAGACAAACAACGGTCCAAGTCTAACAGGACTAACTACTATAGCAGCCCATCTTGTCAAGCAGGCCAACAAAGAATATTTGCTTGGGAGCACCGCAGAAGAAAAAGCAGTAGTTCAGCAGTGGTTGGAGTACAGGGTAACTCGAGTGGATGGGCACTCCAGTAAAGACGATGTCCGCACTCTGTTGAAG gaTCTTAATTCGTATCTTGAAGATAAAGTCTACCTTACAGGATATAACTTTACCTTAGCAGATATCCTGTTGTACTATGGACTCCATCGCTTTATA CAGAGGCAGAAAATTCTCACTGCTGATAATCTAAGTAAACTGAGCCAACAGAGATGGACTTTTGAAACTACCCAAGACAATGTTAAAAGATCAGATATTGATACAGTTGTATCCTCATGTCGACGGTAA
- the EEF1E1 gene encoding eukaryotic translation elongation factor 1 epsilon-1 isoform X1, with product MAAAAELKLLEKSLGLSKGNKYSAQGERQIPVLQTNNGPSLTGLTTIAAHLVKQANKEYLLGSTAEEKAVVQQWLEYRVTRVDGHSSKDDVRTLLKDLNSYLEDKVYLTGYNFTLADILLYYGLHRFIVDLTVQEKEKYLNVSRWFCHIQHYPGIRQHLSTVVFIKNRLYTNSH from the exons ATGGCGGCGGCCGCGGAGTTGAAGCTGCTGGAGAAGTCCCTGGGACTGAGTAAAGGGAACAAATACAGCGCTCAGGGCGAGCGCCAG attccagTTCTTCAGACAAACAACGGTCCAAGTCTAACAGGACTAACTACTATAGCAGCCCATCTTGTCAAGCAGGCCAACAAAGAATATTTGCTTGGGAGCACCGCAGAAGAAAAAGCAGTAGTTCAGCAGTGGTTGGAGTACAGGGTAACTCGAGTGGATGGGCACTCCAGTAAAGACGATGTCCGCACTCTGTTGAAG gaTCTTAATTCGTATCTTGAAGATAAAGTCTACCTTACAGGATATAACTTTACCTTAGCAGATATCCTGTTGTACTATGGACTCCATCGCTTTATA GTTGACCTGACagttcaagaaaaggaaaaatatcttaaTGTGTCTCGCTGGTTTTGTCACATTCAGCATTACCCAGGGATCAGGCAACATCTGTCCACTGTTGTCTTCATCAAGAACAGACTATATACTAATTCCCACTAG